CTCCGGCGACGATGTCCGCGAGGGGCTTACTGCTGTCATCAGCGTAAAGTTGTTGCAGCCTCAATTCGAGGGTCAGACAAAGACGAAGCTCGGTAATAGCGAGGTTCGCGGCATCGTTGAATCTATTGTCTCGGAGGGGCTGGCGGAGTTTCTCGAGCAGCACCCCCAGTCGGCTCGCAAGATAGTGGAGAAATGTATCAACGCGGCGCGAGCACGGGAGGCTGCTCGCAAGGCAAAGGAGCTTACGAGGCGCAAATCGGCGCTGGAGGTCTCATCGCTCCCCGGGAAGCTTGCGGATTGCTCTTTGAGAGATGCCGACCTGTGCGAGCTCTATATAGTTGAGGGCGATTCCGCTGGTGGCTCCGCAAAGCAGGGGAGGGACCGGAGGTTCCAGGCCATAATGCCCCTGAGGGGTAAGATTCTAAATGTGGAGAAGGCCCGTCTCGATAAGATCCTCAACAATGAAGAGATCAGAGCCATGATTACAGCTCTCGGGACGGGGGTCGGCGACGATTTCGATGCGAACAAGCTGCGGTATCGCAAAATAATCGCCATGACGGACGCGGATGTTGACGGAGCTCATATACGAACCCTTCTATTGACCTTCTTTTATAGGTATATGAGGCCGCTTATTGAAAACGGTAACGTATATATTGCGCAGCCGCCATTGTTCCACGTGAAACATGGGAAGAAGGAATACTATCTATACAGCGAGCGCGAGCTCGAGGAGCTGCTGTCGAAGGTTGGCCACGATGGAATTACAGTCCAGAGGTACAAGGGCCTTGGGGAGATGAATGCCGAGCAGCTTTGGGAGACAACGATGAACCCTGAATCGCGAACGATACTCCAGGTGACCATGGAGGATGCGATGGCCGCTGAAGAGATATTCTCGACCCTTATGGGGGATAAGGTCGAGCCGCGTCGCGAGTTCATCCAGGAGCACGCCAGGGAAGTGACAGAGCTGGATATCTAAGCCGGGCCCCACGCGATGTTTGTGGGGGATGACGCGCACTGACTTGGCGAATAGGAGGGGTCAGGAATTTGATCGAATTATCGGATGGAAAGGTAGTTCCGATAAATATAGAACATGAGATGAAGAAGTCCTACCTGCTTTATTCGATGAGCGTTATCGTGGGGCGCGCGCTCCCCGATGTCCGCGATGGCTTAAAGCCGATCCACAGGCGGATATTATACGCCATGAACGAGCTGGGACTCACGCCTGATAAACCATACAGGAAATCGGCCACGATCGTTGGTGAAGTCATGGGCAAATATCATCCTCATGGCGATGCCGCAATATACGAAACGCTGGTGAGGATGGCACAGGACTTCTCTTATAGGTACCCGTTAATCGACGGCCACGGGAATTTCGGCTCGGTGGATGGGGATCCCGCCGCCGCGATGCGTTATACGGAAGCCCGGATGACCAGAATCACCATGGAGCTCCTGGCGGATATCAACAAGGATACCGTGGATTTCGGCCCCAATTTTGATGATTCTCTCAAGGAGCCAAAGGTC
This sequence is a window from Bacillota bacterium. Protein-coding genes within it:
- the gyrB gene encoding DNA topoisomerase (ATP-hydrolyzing) subunit B, coding for MNKPANSLPYSAEQIQVLEGLEAVRRRPSMYIGSTCARGLHHLVYEVVDNSIDEALAGYCDEIEVTINNDGSVTVEDNGRGIPVDIHPKQGKPAVEVVLTTLHAGGKFGGGGYMVSGGLHGVGLSVVNALSDWLEVEVKRDGRVYFQRYERGKPITGLKVIGTSDATGTRVTFHPDGKIFETVDFSFDTIAHRLRELAFLSREVGINLKDERTGKQAAFKYEGGIVSFVEHLNRSKEPVHPEIIYLHGTSDSTSVEVAFQYNDGYLDTTFCFANFINTVEGGTHLSGFRSALTRTMNDYARKMGLLKENEENLSGDDVREGLTAVISVKLLQPQFEGQTKTKLGNSEVRGIVESIVSEGLAEFLEQHPQSARKIVEKCINAARAREAARKAKELTRRKSALEVSSLPGKLADCSLRDADLCELYIVEGDSAGGSAKQGRDRRFQAIMPLRGKILNVEKARLDKILNNEEIRAMITALGTGVGDDFDANKLRYRKIIAMTDADVDGAHIRTLLLTFFYRYMRPLIENGNVYIAQPPLFHVKHGKKEYYLYSERELEELLSKVGHDGITVQRYKGLGEMNAEQLWETTMNPESRTILQVTMEDAMAAEEIFSTLMGDKVEPRREFIQEHAREVTELDI